The following are encoded together in the Lactuca sativa cultivar Salinas chromosome 1, Lsat_Salinas_v11, whole genome shotgun sequence genome:
- the LOC111898815 gene encoding kirola: MALCGKLVKKTSIKSDGDVFYELFRYKPNHISYMSPMNIKSVDLNGGEWGYVGSTMTWNYIIDGKTCVANEVIEAIDEEKKSVSFKVVDGALMELYKTFLLTVQVDTKEEKNFVTWTLTYEKINGNIKDPNTLMEFCLNVTKDIETNLHMQCN, encoded by the exons ATGGCTCTATGTGGAAAATTGGTTAAGAAAACATCAATCAAGTCCGATGGAGACGTGTTCTATGAATTATTTCGATACAAACCTAACCATATATCCTATATGAGCCCAATGAACATCAAAAGTGTTGATCTAAATGGTGGTGAATGGGGTTATGTCGGATCAACAATGACTTGGAACTATATTATTG ATGGGAAGACATGTGTGGCTAATGAAGTGATTGAAGCAATTGACGAGGAAAAGAAATCAGTCTCCTTCAAGGTGGTCGATGGTGCTCTAATGGAACTTTATAAGACCTTCTTGTTGACTGTTCAAGTAGACACAAAGGAAGAAAAGAACTTCgtgacttggactttgacttaCGAGAAGATTAATGGAAACATTAAAGATCCAAACACTTTGATGGAGTTTTGCCTCAATGTCACCAAAGATATCGAGACTAACCTACACATGCAATGCAACTGA